In Aegilops tauschii subsp. strangulata cultivar AL8/78 chromosome 3, Aet v6.0, whole genome shotgun sequence, one genomic interval encodes:
- the LOC109742663 gene encoding small ribosomal subunit protein eS26B-like: protein MTFKRRNGGRNKHGRGHVRFIRCDNCAKTVPKDKAIKRYKVQNIVAPENISYFTEASVLDGYHLPKIYIKERWCIIGCAIHKKKIGIRSRKDRKNRAPPESVRRRGPRPEGQAPRPGGVGGGPGGVGGGSGGTGGGFGAGGAGGGLGAGAPAPNVAGDWPQN, encoded by the exons atG ACCTTCAAGCGCCGGAACGGCGGCCGCAACAAGCATGGCCGCGGCCACGTCAGGTTCATCCGCTGCGACAACTGCGCCAAGACCGTCCCCAAG GACAAGGCGATCAAGAGGTACAAGGTGCAGAACATCGTGGCACCGGAAAACATCAGCTATTTCACGGAGGCGTCCGTCCTTGACG GTTACCATCTGCCCAAGATTTACATCAAGGAGCGCTGGTGCATCATAGGCTGCGCCATCCATAAGAAGAAGATCGGTATCCGCTCCCGTAAGGACCGCAAGAACCGCGCACCTCCGGAAAGCGTCCGCCGCAGG GGGCCAAGACCTGAGGGCCAAGCTCCTCGTCCTGGTGGCGTCGGCGGGGGTCCTGGTGGTGTCGGCGGGGGTTCTGGTGGTACTGGCGGTGGCTTCGGCGCCGGTGGTGCTGGCGGTGGCCTCGGCGCCGGTGCTCCAGCTCCCAACGTCGCTGGCGACTGGCCCCAGAATTAG